One Astyanax mexicanus isolate ESR-SI-001 chromosome 3, AstMex3_surface, whole genome shotgun sequence genomic region harbors:
- the hey1 gene encoding hairy/enhancer-of-split related with YRPW motif protein 1, with protein MKRNHDFSSSDSELDENIEVEKESADENVCMSSPLGSASPSTTSQVQARKRRRGIIEKRRRDRINNSLSELRRLVPSALEKQGSAKLEKAEILQMTVDHLKMLHAAGGKGYFDAHALAMDYRGLGFRECLAETARYLSIIEGLENTDPLRIRLVSHLNNYATQREAHTGLGNLAWGSAFGTPPSHLAHHLLLPQHQQGALMSRSSSSPASSSSSSSSSSSSSSPSAPSSEAHSSSRLTGTVISEAGQAGPLRVTPGTPLPHGLSAASASKLSPPLLTSLSGLSAFPFPLSAFPLLSPGSLGPATPSSSLGKPYRPWSMEIGAF; from the exons ATGAAGAGAAACCACGACTTCAGCTCCTCGGACAGCGAGCTGGACGAGAATATCGAGGTGGAGAAGGAGAGCGCGGACGAGAATGT CTGTATGAGCTCTCCTCTTGGTTCAGCCTCTCCGTCCACAACGTCTCAAGTTCAGGCGAGAAAACGCCGCCGAGGG ATAATCGAGAAACGGCGCAGAGACCGGATTAATAACAGTCTGTCTGAGCTGAGAAGACTGGTGCCTAGTGCCCTGGAGAAACAG GGCTCAGCTAAGCTGGAGAAAGCAGAAATTTTACAGATGACTGTGGATCATTTGAAGATGCTTCATGCAGCTGGTGGCAAAG GTTACTTTGATGCACACGCACTGGCCATGGATTACCGTGGCCTGGGTTTCCGAGAGTGCCTGGCTGAGACTGCCCGATACCTGAGCATCATTGAGGGCCTGGAAAACACGGACCCGCTTCGTATTCGCCTAGTCTCCCATTTGAACAACTACGCCACTCAGAGAGAAGCTCACACCGGCCTGGGTAACCTGGCTTGGGGCTCTGCGTTTGGCACCCCACCAAGCCATTTAGCCCATCACCTCCTCCTCCCACAGCACCAACAGGGGGCACTTATGTCACGCAGTAGCAGCAGTCCCGCatcctcatcttcttcttcttcctcctcctcctcatcatcctctcCGTCTGCACCCTCATCAGAGGCCCACAGCTCCAGCAGGTTGACCGGCACTGTCATCAGCGAAGCCGGCCAAGCCGGGCCCCTGAGGGTGACCCCCGGCACACCCTTACCTCACGGGCTGTCGGCTGCCTCTGCATCCAAGCTGTCACCTCCCCTTCTCACGTCATTGTCCGGCCTGTCTGCTTTCCCGTTCCCTCTGAGTGCCTTCCCTCTGCTCTCGCCAGGCTCCCTGGGGCCTGCGACTCCCTCCAGCAGCTTGGGTAAGCCCTACAGGCCCTGGAGCATGGAGATTGGGGCCTTCTGA